The sequence below is a genomic window from Streptococcus oralis.
GGTAGTCATCGCTGTCAATGGTTTTAGGTTCACCATAGAATTTTGGATCAACATTTTGCCCACCCGTAAGGATGAGTTTATCAATCATAGCGACGTAATGGCTTGCCATTTCTTGATCACCAATCGGAAGGATGATGGGAATTCCGCCAGCGTCCTTGACTCCTTCAACAAAGCCTTTTGCCGCATAGCTCATCATGACATCATCATCTGGATGAGCTTTTTCATTTCCTGTAATCCCAATAACTGGTTTTTTCATAAATGCTTTCGCTTTCTAATCCTCTTTACGCATAAAATAGAGGAGAGTTTGGAGTTCGCTTGTCAAATCGACATACTGAACGACTACATCTTTTGGAAGGTGGAGATGGACGGGTGAAAAACTAAGAATACCTTTTATACCCGCATCGACCAAAAGATTGGCAACTTCTTGTGATTTAACACTTGGAACAGTTAGGATAGCAGTTTTGACATCTGCTTCTTTGATCTTTTCTTTAATCTGAGAGATGCCATAGATTGGAATCCCGTCAGGTGTCTGGGTGCCAACTTCTGGATGGTCATCTAGGTCAAAGGCCATGATAATTTTCATCTTGTTGCGCTCATGGAAGCGGTAGTGGAGAAGGGCATGCCCCATATTTCCAATTCCAACCAACATAACATTAGTAATCGAGTTATCATTTAGGAGATCAGCAAAAAACGTCATCAATTTTTTGACATCATAACCAAAACCACGACGACCTAGTTCGCCAAAATAGGAGAAATCTCGACGGACAGTCGCAGAATCGATACCGATAGCCTCTGCAATTTGCTTAGAGTTGGCACGTTCGATTTTTTCTGCATGAAATCTCTTGAAAATTCGATAGTAAAGAGAGAGTCTTTTTGCTGTTGCTTTTGGAATAGCAGACTGTTTATCTTTCACAAAATCACAACCTTTCTATTCTTCTATTTTATAGAAACATTGTGAAAAAATCAACAAAAACAAGAAAAAACTAAGAGAATTCTTAGTTTTAATCTGAAAAATTAGTTTGTGATAAAAAACGGTAGAGATCGCCAACTAATCCTTGATAAATCACTTTATCATTCAGTGTTAAGGAGCTGATTAGGAGAGTGTCGGGCAGGGTCACACAGCCTGATAGGGATAACATGAGTTCTTCGTAATCAGCAAACTCAAGTGTACGTTCTACGTGATAGTTATCTTTATAAGTCAAACGAAACATAGCCAATCATCTCTCTTCTTTTGTGAAGATTCCGCGTTCTACAAGACTGTCCATGAGGAAGTAGAATTTCTCTTGGTGGATATGGTGTTCTTCAGATTTAAAGATATTGACCAAACGAAGACCTGATTTGTCAGTGATATTAATTTTAACACCTGTAAGCTCTTTGTTGATGATAATTTTTAGTAGGAAACCTTCACCACTATTAGGAACTTTTTCAAGTAGACGAGTCAGTTCATAGTTTCCTACCTTTGTTTCAAAGAAAGTATTGTCTTTTAGTGTGAATTTTTTTACAGATGGACTAAGTGTATAGTCGTAGCGGCAGTTTTGTAGTTTAATGGTTTTTTCGAATGCCATTAGGTTAATCTCCAATAATATTTTTTAAGGTTTGTGCCAGTTGTTTCAGTTCCTCATCAGTATTAAGAGGGGACAGACTGATACGGACAGACTCTTTT
It includes:
- a CDS encoding redox-sensing transcriptional repressor Rex; protein product: MKDKQSAIPKATAKRLSLYYRIFKRFHAEKIERANSKQIAEAIGIDSATVRRDFSYFGELGRRGFGYDVKKLMTFFADLLNDNSITNVMLVGIGNMGHALLHYRFHERNKMKIIMAFDLDDHPEVGTQTPDGIPIYGISQIKEKIKEADVKTAILTVPSVKSQEVANLLVDAGIKGILSFSPVHLHLPKDVVVQYVDLTSELQTLLYFMRKED
- a CDS encoding DUF4649 family protein, which codes for MFRLTYKDNYHVERTLEFADYEELMLSLSGCVTLPDTLLISSLTLNDKVIYQGLVGDLYRFLSQTNFSD
- a CDS encoding DUF1831 domain-containing protein; the protein is MAFEKTIKLQNCRYDYTLSPSVKKFTLKDNTFFETKVGNYELTRLLEKVPNSGEGFLLKIIINKELTGVKINITDKSGLRLVNIFKSEEHHIHQEKFYFLMDSLVERGIFTKEER